Proteins from a genomic interval of Oncorhynchus nerka isolate Pitt River linkage group LG13, Oner_Uvic_2.0, whole genome shotgun sequence:
- the LOC115139991 gene encoding uncharacterized protein LOC115139991 isoform X2, with translation MGLERLWLLGVTTAVALCLLRTSQGVEAVVRARVGGTAELSCSLTPPSTGATTPNLFPLNVVEWVRLGYNVPILIKFGVYAPRVHPNYKGRVSLTRGASLLVEGLSLEDEGWFECRILLLDRTTDEFRNGTWTFLSITAPPVFIKTPPTFVEVLQGDSLALSCGAHGNPRPTVIWHKDETPIEKHEKMEVLNGTLSLVTVTRETSGMYKCQVSNSEGNLTHTTQLQVKGPPLIIIAPEDTTLNISQDAVLQCQAEAYPSNLTYEWWKQGQNVYHIEYLKTRVKILVDGTLLIPSLVPEDTGNYTCIPTNGLMTSPSASAHLKVKHPARVGRMPRETYLPTGMGGVIFCPVQAEPPMIFVNWTKDGNNLNLDNFPGWLVNAEGSVFIATANDNAVGMYTCTAYNSYGTMGQSEPTKVILQDPPSFSVSPRAEYLQEVGGELVIPCEADGNPSPNITWSKVGPIPRSPYTVLSNGSLLLKPLSKDHQGGWECLATNRVATVGTATVVLVLGTSPHAASSVSVSTGMNQANVSWEPGFDGGYTQKFTVWVKQTSRGKHEWGSISVSTSKSHLLVTGLLAGTSYQFSVLSQNKLGSGPFSEITSVRTQALPTYPPTVVTSLPTLNPPLFLSANRTVLGIVLQWYPPESQATLLTGYVLQARRDRGQWVILNSAVKTNQSELLVQGLLRDCIYDLRLMSRSNKLLSEPSESVNVNTTGMEMYPVQPGFLEFVPEPLLAGVLGGVCFLFVAIILSLVTACVMSHRRAHRRRKRRDDQPSAFQKSLSPEARSPSDSPDSVLKIKFCPPLSFFPNSSSSQADRSSFNKGSRGEYQDQRRQLLSSSTPPPHYTLFESHLGGKAPSPSALESILRGPDGRFIVQPLPEAPTLSNMKTVFLQTQNNRGDSGTGSNRTSFRDSPKSSSLSSERGEGKDSPLTVEVTELSKPPASPGRVRAMARNFSRHGCFYSDDEQGFSEALLERASFHSDRSEKRVCDSLKRYRSGHPEDIFPSLGRTARLLEMDRHHLADYQPMERESQLTNASTLVSQIDTSEQKQDNLRKCRQLAKEREMMERELDNYNASQREREWEKEENQLEKATSPNRELGSSGAEDPIWKPQDITLRPKAHRASGQTHQLSDYRRACYFGNTSSPMDRLSSYIQWDISPVTSISSLVPVQSPLESTTPRSQYPHQRHAGLSMEDSLHVDCSRCPVTQCTSPSQLSTTSERPPISQGTDRNVGRARSRSPDRTVEREQDMYRRRSMVEEGWRETKEPGGGDLKPRSSFAYGTQHLEPTAERSVSAERVRATGSGQPYPGTAPYSLSERTETMDDRERLNQIPSGCSTLPYGYSTLLHKAGAKGKVRGDQIRDDPQSSLSNHELEREGVRACSRSDRALFSDSPSQISPLTLLEACESDQSQFSAARITESFKNKPATQAPKMSPLQTSAILEYLSLPGFIEMSVDNPGDESELTDTACKSVEPQTDTSLEGKPDVVPKNWDVHVQEKLEKSSSQNTVSFLENRHFVGPAGTSKATEKPDYRYSLQVQARDSSHSAAIPDRSKTLAPGSEYTGNYRYYEQSQPLISQKTTGSERPPTRIGLSPAQTLASAAKSMAEVVFKHTNTFAGKPESASEQFQRLHSQGNGTNKIASRIYQHPAPFIKKSLSIGPCRTLSGMGQPRPFIKKSISLGSQKWEHFERPRTYVSEKCYWDEFPNPDVRVKSYSLGRTPASSFSRPDPSWRDGVQFRQPSVGSLEKPLNADRSLERLQYDRSLASSSYTYLSPSMYPPRQPPVSVRLDLSDPCRQASAYPDAATSPITYQDTLRSVEQRYVSMNSSIPQYLPRLDQYLPRLDQYPPRPDQYTPRPGMRGDYPRPMESKRGQPRPNLPRMYSWPSPYHGGPFPARDVDSHREAERGTGKGAGAEAEMSDNREGWRASYASQSSGRGSVGLLRQSLSITPVLLSSPETTEESETQRHRAEMDLREWRKKRRNTSVDESYEWDSADVCVDLEVLEAMKPQAGVGKGRGQGRHDRVLSVAGLQDLYRKDMSKKGTK, from the exons GCCGTGTGTCTCTGACCCGGGGGGCCTCGCTGCTGGTGGAGGGGCTGAGTCTGGAGGACGAGGGCTGGTTTGAGTGTCGCATCCTGCTCCTGGACCGCACCACAGACGAGTTCCGCAACGGCACCTGGACCTTTCTCTCCATCACAG CCCCACCTGTGTTTATCAAGACTCCGCCTACCTTTGTAGAAGTCTTGCAAGGGGATTCCCTGGCCCTCAGCTGTGGTGCTCATGGCAATCCTCGACCAACTGTTATCTGGCATAAAGATGAGACCCCAATTGAGAAACATGAAAAGATGGAG gtgCTCAATGGCACCTTGTCTTTGGTCACCGTcaccagagagacatcaggaatGTATAAATGTCAGGTGTCCAACTCGGAAGGAAATCTGACCCATACTACCCAGCTGCAGGTCAAAG GTCCTCCACTCATCATTATCGCCCCAGAGGACACCACCCTCAACATATCCCAGGATGCAGTTCTACAGTGCCAAGCTGAGGCCTATCCCTCCAACCTCACCTATGAGTGGTGGAAACAGGGACAGAATGTCTACCATATAGA GTATCTTAAGACACGTGTGAAGATCCTAGTGGACGGCACACTCCTCATCCCTAGTCTTGTCCCAGAGGACACTGGGAATTACACCTGTATACCAACCAATGGGCTGATGACCTCACCCTCTGCCTCAGCACACCTCAAAGTCAAAC aCCCTGCCAGGGTGGGCCGGATGCCCAGGGAGACGTATCTACCTACGGGCATGGGAGGAGTCATCTTCTGCCCAGTCCAGGCTGAGCCCCCCATGATCTTTGTCAACTGGACCAAAGATGGGAACAATTTAAACCTTGACAAT TTCCCTGGCTGGTTGGTGAACGCCGAGGGCTCTGTGTTTATAGCCACAGCTAATGACAATGCAGTGGGTATGTACACCTGTACTGCCTATAACAGCTACGGGACCATGGGACAGTCTGAACCCACTAAGGTTATCCTGCAG GACCCACCCTCATTCTCGGTGTCCCCTCGTGCTGAGTACCTGCAGGAGGTGGGCGGGGAGCTGGTCATCCCCTGTGAAGCTGATGGAAACCCCTCTCCCAATATCACCTGGAGCAAG GTTGGTCCCATTCCTCGCTCCCCATACACTGTTCTGTCCAATGGCTCCCTCCTCTTGAAGCCTCTCAGCAAAGATCATCAGGGGGGCTGGGAGTGCCTCGCCACCAACCGTGTGGCCACCGTTGGCACTGCCACTGTGGTCTTGGTGCTGG GCACCAGCCCTCATGCTGCCTCATCTGTATCAGTCAGTACTGGGATGAACCAGGCCAATGTGTCCTGGGAACCTGGCTTTGATGGAGGATACACCCAGAAGTTTACTGTCTG GGTCAAGCAGACCTCCAGAGGGAAACATGAGTGGGGATCTATCTCCGTGTCCACTTCCAAGTCTCACTTGTTGGTGACAGGGCTGCTGGCTGGCACCAGCTACCAGTTCAGTGTCCTTTCTCAGAACAAACTGGGCTCTGGACCCTTCAGTGAAATTACCTCTGTCAGGACGCAGG CCCTGCCAACATATCCACCGACAGTGGTGACCAGTCTACCAACTCTCAACCCTCCCTTGTTCCTGTCAGCCAATCGGACAGTGCTGGGGATTGTCCTGCAGTGGTATCCTCCTGAGTCTCAGGCCACACTACTCACTGGGTATGTCCTCCAGGCTCGGAGGGACAGAGGCCAATGGGTCATTCTCAACAGTGCTGTGAAGACCAACCAGAGTGAACTACTGGTGCAAGGATTACTGAGG GACTGCATTTATGATCTGAGATTGATGTCTCGCAGTAACAAACTACTGAGTGAGCCCAGCGAGTCTGTCAATGTGAACACCACAG GGATGGAGATGTACCCTGTCCAGCCAGGCTTCTTGGAGTTTGTCCCTGAGCCCCTATTGGCTGGTGTGTTGGGTGGAGTGTGCTTCCTGTTCGTGGCAATCATCCTCTCCTTGGTGACAGCCTGTGTTATGAGTCACAGAAGAGCCCATCGGCgcaggaagaggagagatg ATCAACCCTCTGCCTTCCAGAAGAGTCTTTCTCCAGA AGCTCGCTCGCCTTCTGACAGCCCCGACAGCGTCCTGAAGATCAAGTTTTGTCCTCCCCTGTCTTTCTTCCCCAACTCCTCGTCTTCCCAGGCTGATCGTTCCTCCTTCAATAAAGGCAGCCGTGGAGAGTACCAGGACCAGCGCAGGCAGCTCCTGTCCAGCTCTACTCCCCCACCACATTACACCCTCTTTGAGAGCCACCTGGGAGGTAAGGCCCCCTCACCCTCTGCTCTGGAGTCCATCTTAAGAGGCCCAGATGGACGTTTCATTGTCCAACCCCTGCCAGAGGCGCCTACTCTTTCCAACATGAAGACAGTCTTCCTACAAACCCAAAACAATAGGGGAGACAGCGGCACAGGGAGCAACCGGACATCTTTCAGAGACTCTCCGAAGTCCAGCAGTCTGAGctctgagaggggagagggaaaggactCCCCCCTGACAGTGGAGGTTACAGAACTCAGCAAGCCCCCTGCCTCCCCGGGCAGAGTGAGGGCAATGGCCAGGAACTTTTCCCGTCACGGCTGCTTCTACTCTGATGACGAGCAGGGCTTCTCAGAGGCTCTGCTGGAGAGAGCCAGTTTCCACTCTGATAGGAGTGAGAAGAGAGTCTGTGACTCCCTGAAAAGATACCGATCTGGGCACCCAGAGGACATCTTCCCCAGCCTGGGCAGGACAGCCAGACTGCTGGAGATGGACAGGCATCACCTAGCAGATTACCAacccatggagagagagagccagctgACTAACGCCAGCACACTGGTCTCACAGATTGACACAAGTGAACAAAAGCAGGATAACCTCAGAAAGTGTCGGCAGCTGGccaaagagagggagatgatggAAAGGGAGCTGGATAACTATAATGCCAGCCAGAGGGAAAGGgagtgggagaaagaggagaaccaGCTTGAAAAGGCAACAAGCCCTAACAGAGAACTGGGCAGTTCAGGGGCTGAGGATCCTATATGGAAGCCACAGGACATTACCTTACGTCCCAAAGCCCACCGGGCGTCCGGGCAGACCCATCAGCTGTCGGACTATAGGAGGGCCTGCTACTTTGGGAACACCAGCAGCCCAATGGACCGGCTCTCTTCCTACATCCAATGGGACATCAGCCCAGTCACCTCCATCAGCAGCCTTGTTCCAGTGCAGAGCCCCTTAGAGAGCACCACGCCAAGATCCCAATATCCTCACCAACGTCATGCTGGGCTGTCTATGGAGGACTCACTACATGTGGACTGCTCACGCTGCCCAGTCACTCAATGCACCTCTCCATCTCAGCTCTCCACTACCTCAGAAAGACCACCTATCAGTCAAGGAACAGACAGAAACGTAGGCAGAGCCAGGTCAAGGAGTCCTGACAGAACTGTAGAAAGAGAGCAGGACATGTATCGTAGAAGGTCTATGGttgaggagggctggagggagacaaAAGAGCCAGGGGGAGGTGACTTAAAACCAAGATCGTCCTTTGCTTATGGTACACAGCATCTGGAGCCAACAGCTGAAAGATCTGTTTCAGCAGAGCGAGTGAGGGCCACAGGTTCTGGCCAGCCATACCCAGGCACTGCACCATATAGTCTGTCtgagagaacagagacaatgGATGATAGGGAGAGATTAAATCAAATTCCCTCTGGTTGCTCTACCTTGCCATATGGTTACTCTACCTTGCTCCACAAAGCAGGGGCCAAAGGGAAAGTGAGAGGTGATCAAATTAGGGATGACCCTCAGAGTTCACTGTCAAATCatgagctggagagagagggtgtcaGGGCATGCTCCAGGAGTGATAGGGCTCTTTTTAGTGACAGCCCCAGTCAAATTTCCCCCTTAACTCTTCTGGAAGCGTGTGAGAGCGATCAgtcccagttctctgctgctagaATAACAGAGTCTTTCAAGAATAAGCCGGCAACCCAGGCACCCAAAATGTCCCCACTACAAACAAGTGCAATTCTGGAGTATTTGAGCCTCCCGGGTTTCATTGAGATGAGTGTGGACAACCCTGGGGATGAATCTGAACTCACAGACACTGCTTGCAAAAGCGTAGAGCCACAGACAGACACTTCTCTGGAAGGTAAGCCAGACGTGGTTCCAAAAAACTGGGATGTTCATGTGCAGGAGAAGCTAGAGAAAAGTTCAAGCCAAAACACAGTTTCTTTTTTAGAAAACAGACACTTTGTTGGTCCAGCAGGAACTTCAAAGGCAACTGAGAAGCCAGACTATAGATACTCTCTGCAAGTGCAAGCAAGAGATTCAAGCCACAGTGCTGCAATTCCAGACAGGTCCAAAACACTAGCACCCGGGTCAGAATACACGGGGAATTATCGTTATTATGAGCAGTCACAACCACTTATTAGTCAAAAGACAACAGGCTCAGAGAGACCACCAACGAGAATTGGTTTAAGTCCAGCCCAGACGTTGGCTAGTGCAGCTAAAAGCATGGCAGAAGTTGTGTTTAAACACACTAATACTTTTGCAGGGAAACCAGAGTCAGCTTCAGAACAATTCCAAAGACTTCATTCTCAGGGCAACGGGACTAATAAAATAGCCTCTAGGATCTATCAACACCCTGCACCGTTCATCAAGAAATCTCTGAGCATTGGGCCCTGCAGAACTCTTTCAGGCATGGGACAGCCTCGTCCATTCATAAAAAAGTCCATCAGCTTAGGGTCACAGAAATGGGAGCATTTTGAAAGACCAAGGACTTATGTCTCAGAGAAATGTTACTGGGATGAGTTCCCAAACCCAGACGTCCGGGTCAAATCGTATAGTTTAGGACGCACCCCTGCATCCTCCTtttccagaccagacccctcgTGGCGGGACGGGGTCCAGTTTAGACAGCCGAGTGTAGGAAGCTTGGAGAAGCCTCTGAATGCTGACAGATCCTTGGAAAGGCTTCAGTATGACAGATCCCTAGCCAGCTCTTCCTATACCTACCTCAGCCCCTCCATGTACCCACCAAGACAACCCCCAGTCTCTGTTAGACTAGACTTATCAGACCCGTGTAGACAGGCCAGTGCTTATCCTGATGCCGCCACGTCGCCTATCACATATCAGGATACTCTGAGGTCTGTAGAGCAAAGATATGTCTCTATGAACTCCTCAATACCCCAGTACCTACCTAGACTAGACCAGTACCTACCCAGACTAGACCAGTACccacccagaccagaccagtacacacCCAGACCAGGCATGAGGGGAGACTACCCCAGACCGATGGAGTCCAAGAGGGGCCAACCGAGGCCCAACCTGCCCCGGATGTATAGCTGGCCTTCACCCTACCATGGTGGCCCTTTCCCAGCCAGGGATGTAGACAGtcatagagaggcagagagagggacagggaaggGGGCAGGAGCTGAGGCAGAGATGAGCGACAACAGGGAAGGATGGAGGGCCAGTTATGCCAGTCAGAGCAGTGGGAGAGGTAGCGTTGGCCTCCTCCGTCAGTCCCTCTCTATCACTCCCGTCCTTCTCAGCTCCCCGGAGACAACAGAGGAAagtgagacacagagacacagagctgaGATGGATCTACGTGAGTGGAGAAAAAAAAG AAGGAACACATCAGTAGATGAGAGTTATGAGTGGGATTCTGCTGATGTCTGTGTGGATTTGGAAGTCCTGGAGGCCATGAAGCCACAGGCGGGGGTAGGGAAGGGCAGGGGCCAGGGCAGACATGATCGAGTCCTTTCTGTGGCTGGCCTTCAGGACCTCTACAGGAAAG ATATGTCAAAGAAAGGAACCAAATAG